The following proteins are co-located in the Bdellovibrionales bacterium genome:
- a CDS encoding methylated-DNA--[protein]-cysteine S-methyltransferase, whose product MMLISKQHPPRVFYGLVSQGLPVPLWLGLTEDGKVCRVHFAPKNAARSPLKSWQSAWPSTAFIKDQRAVEVWWKKAMKLKSPPPILLVGTPFQALVCMTLLTIPAGETITYGELAERIGSPKAIRAVGAALGKNPVAFFLPCHRVVTKGGLGGFAGGTTLKRHLLQSEGAKVLR is encoded by the coding sequence ATGATGCTCATATCCAAGCAACACCCGCCGCGCGTTTTTTATGGTCTAGTTAGCCAAGGCCTTCCTGTGCCCCTTTGGCTTGGCCTGACAGAGGACGGGAAAGTGTGCCGCGTACATTTCGCGCCCAAGAACGCCGCCCGCTCTCCCTTAAAATCGTGGCAAAGCGCGTGGCCTTCCACAGCGTTTATCAAAGATCAACGTGCCGTTGAGGTATGGTGGAAAAAGGCGATGAAGCTTAAAAGCCCCCCGCCCATCTTATTAGTCGGCACGCCCTTTCAAGCCCTCGTGTGTATGACGCTGTTGACCATTCCCGCCGGAGAAACCATCACCTATGGCGAGCTGGCCGAGCGTATCGGAAGCCCCAAGGCCATCCGCGCCGTCGGCGCAGCCTTGGGCAAAAACCCTGTCGCCTTTTTCCTGCCCTGCCATCGCGTTGTGACAAAAGGCGGCCTTGGTGGGTTTGCGGGGGGCACGACGTTAAAACGCCACCTTCTGCAAAGTGAAGGCGCGAAAGTATTGCGTTAA